In Miscanthus floridulus cultivar M001 chromosome 5, ASM1932011v1, whole genome shotgun sequence, one genomic interval encodes:
- the LOC136452482 gene encoding uncharacterized protein — MGIVRGMAAPLGVTIVVVAVVLSTPGAGSAAVDQGGRPCCFHACFDQCVLRDEFWFCQFSCYHRCAAAGSTTVLAPGRDRDCEHSCALSMCGQLRPGSKMMAACRDTCRKSYAVAACRSSAAA; from the coding sequence ATGGGCATCGTCAGAGGCATGGCCGCGCCCTTGGGCGTCACCATCGTCGTGGTCGCGGTGGTGTTGTCCACGCCCGGGGCAGGATCCGCGGCGGTGGATCAGGGCGGGCGGCCTTGCTGCTTCCACGCGTGCTTCGACCAGTGCGTGCTGCGCGACGAGTTCTGGTTCTGCCAGTTCTCCTGCTACCACAGGTGCGCCGCCGCCGGCAGCACGACGGTCCTAGCCCCAGGACGTGATCGGGACTGCGAGCACTCGTGCGCTCTCTCGATGTGCGGCCAGCTCCGGCCCGGCAGCAAGATGATGGCCGCGTGCCGGGACACCTGCCGGAAGAGCTACGCGGTCGCGGCGTGCAGGAGTAGCGCGGCTGCGTGA
- the LOC136452483 gene encoding uncharacterized protein, translating to MAGRALGVLLAVAVVALLAAADDDKTQPWKCFRTCARGCHHHHDNGSSATVAEYFPSGDANVSAVSAECKNGCQEDACFKDLPAISDTQCAMATCLSHPHHSRKKTACLKDCCEKCFRSSPPAPGPPTPGPGPKPPSPPN from the exons ATGGCGGGCAGGGCGCTCGGCGTTCTCCTGGCCGTGGCCGTGGTGGCGCTCCTCGCGGCGGCGGACGACGACAAAACGCAGCCCTGGAAGTGCTTCAGGACATGCGCCAGGggttgccaccaccaccacgacaacGGCTCATCTGCCACCGTGGCGGAGTACTTCCCCTCCGGGGACGCCAACGTCTCCGCCGTCTCCGCCGAGTGCAAGAACGGTTGCCAGGAGGACGCGTGCTTCAAGGACCTGCCGGCCATCAGCGACACGCAGTGCGCCATGGCCACCTGCCTCAGCCATCCGCACC ATAGCAGAAAGAAAACGGCGTGCTTGAAGGACTGCTGCGAGAAGTGCTTCCGCAGCAGCCCACCTGCGCCTGGCCCACCTACGCCTGGTCCCGGACCGAAGCCGCCATCTCCGCCAAATTAA